The following proteins come from a genomic window of Geminicoccaceae bacterium SCSIO 64248:
- a CDS encoding TIGR02302 family protein has translation MAPDDPRRAWSFRLRLFLARFSAFWERAWPAAWPSLAVVAAFVTLSLLEAWSYMPGWLHLIGLLAFALILGAAIVRGLPAFVWSSADDALRRLEEKGGLSHRPLRGLADSLGVGGSDDGSQALWQVHRKRLVAAIGRARVGWPRSELVVRDPRGLRAIAVLAVLVTVVGAGADGPRRIKQAFLPSFAQADAGQPLEATLWVTPPSYTNRPAVVLENEPAPQLDADGNLPPAKVHLVPAGSTVLAQVHHAGVPAGQLTLGFGDRSQNMTATGEASAEAELEVVDSGRVSVMTSAGEVAGWTLQAAPDRAPLVRFDEPPSASQRAALRLPFHAEDDYGVVSVTLLLARTGAGEMPERFDLRAEGRPETPLQGAPYLDLTPHRFAGLPVTLRLEARDGMGQIGLSDPIETVLPERQFQNPVARFLVEQRKQLAIDGERRDEVADLLNGLSQSEIARELDATTQLALRSIMNRLALGEDQKSLDEAMDLLWDTALHLEDGALSLAERRLRDAQERVQEALENEAPDQELEQLMQELQEAMNEFLQAMAQMAGQQPNDMQLPQQNPNAQTVTPQDLAQMLEQAREMLRSGSREAAQQMLADLQRMLENLRPMENNQAGQQGQNALNELQDLANQQQELLDRSFDMNRQAESGDMSMEPGEQGEQQASQAGRDQEALRRQLGEMMRQLGESGMEIPRALGEAEMAMRDAEQALQQGAPGAAVESQSQALDALRQGGQAVAEAMAQQYGQGMAGQPGQAPGMANPNGRDPLGRSPRNNGGVDSQGTNVPDEMDMGRARAILEELYRRAADRSRPPVELDYIDRLLRRF, from the coding sequence ATGGCCCCTGACGATCCACGCCGCGCCTGGTCGTTCCGGCTTCGCCTTTTTCTCGCCCGGTTCTCGGCTTTCTGGGAACGGGCCTGGCCGGCGGCCTGGCCGTCGCTGGCGGTCGTCGCCGCGTTCGTGACGCTCAGCCTGCTCGAGGCCTGGTCCTACATGCCGGGCTGGCTTCACCTCATCGGCCTTCTGGCGTTCGCGCTGATTCTGGGCGCGGCGATCGTCCGCGGCCTGCCGGCCTTCGTGTGGAGCAGCGCGGACGACGCTTTGCGTCGCCTGGAAGAAAAGGGCGGGCTGAGCCACCGGCCCTTGCGGGGCCTCGCCGACAGCCTGGGGGTCGGCGGCAGCGACGACGGCAGCCAGGCGCTCTGGCAGGTCCATCGCAAGCGCCTGGTGGCCGCCATCGGCCGGGCGCGGGTCGGCTGGCCCCGTTCCGAGCTCGTCGTCCGGGATCCCCGGGGCCTGCGCGCCATCGCAGTGCTTGCCGTCCTGGTCACGGTCGTCGGGGCCGGCGCCGATGGGCCGCGCCGGATCAAGCAGGCGTTCCTGCCGAGTTTCGCGCAAGCCGATGCCGGTCAGCCCCTGGAGGCGACGCTTTGGGTCACGCCGCCCTCCTACACGAACCGGCCGGCCGTGGTCCTTGAGAACGAGCCCGCGCCGCAGCTGGATGCCGACGGCAACCTGCCCCCTGCGAAGGTTCATCTCGTGCCCGCCGGGAGCACCGTTCTGGCCCAGGTGCATCATGCCGGTGTCCCGGCCGGCCAGCTGACGCTCGGCTTCGGCGATCGAAGCCAGAACATGACGGCGACCGGCGAGGCGAGCGCGGAAGCCGAGCTCGAGGTCGTCGATTCCGGCCGGGTCTCCGTGATGACGTCGGCAGGCGAGGTGGCGGGATGGACCTTGCAGGCCGCGCCGGACAGGGCGCCGCTCGTGCGCTTCGACGAGCCGCCGTCGGCCAGCCAGCGCGCCGCGTTGCGCCTGCCGTTCCACGCCGAGGACGACTACGGCGTCGTCTCGGTGACGCTGCTTCTGGCGCGGACCGGTGCCGGCGAGATGCCGGAGCGCTTCGATCTCCGGGCCGAAGGGCGGCCGGAGACGCCCTTGCAGGGTGCGCCTTATCTCGATCTCACGCCACACCGTTTCGCTGGACTGCCGGTGACGCTCCGTCTCGAGGCCAGGGACGGCATGGGGCAGATCGGGCTCAGCGATCCGATCGAGACGGTCCTGCCGGAACGGCAGTTCCAGAACCCGGTGGCGCGCTTCCTGGTCGAGCAGCGCAAGCAGCTCGCGATCGACGGCGAACGGCGCGACGAGGTCGCCGACCTCCTGAACGGCTTGAGCCAGAGCGAGATCGCGCGGGAGCTCGATGCCACCACCCAGCTGGCGCTGCGCTCGATCATGAACCGCCTGGCGCTCGGCGAGGACCAGAAGTCGCTCGACGAGGCGATGGACCTCTTGTGGGACACCGCGCTGCATCTCGAGGACGGCGCGCTGTCCCTGGCCGAGCGTCGCCTGCGCGACGCGCAGGAGCGGGTGCAGGAGGCGCTCGAAAACGAGGCGCCCGACCAGGAGCTCGAACAGCTGATGCAGGAGCTGCAGGAGGCGATGAACGAGTTCCTGCAGGCCATGGCGCAGATGGCCGGGCAGCAGCCGAACGACATGCAGTTGCCGCAGCAGAATCCAAACGCGCAGACGGTGACGCCGCAGGATCTCGCGCAGATGCTGGAGCAGGCGCGCGAGATGCTTCGCTCAGGCTCGCGCGAGGCGGCCCAGCAGATGCTGGCGGACCTGCAGCGCATGCTCGAGAACCTCCGGCCGATGGAGAACAACCAGGCGGGCCAGCAGGGCCAGAACGCGCTGAACGAGCTGCAGGACCTGGCGAACCAGCAGCAGGAGCTTCTCGACCGCAGCTTCGACATGAACCGGCAGGCCGAATCCGGCGACATGTCGATGGAGCCGGGCGAGCAGGGCGAGCAGCAGGCTTCGCAGGCCGGACGCGACCAGGAGGCGCTGCGCCGGCAATTGGGCGAGATGATGCGGCAGCTCGGCGAGTCCGGCATGGAGATCCCGCGTGCGCTCGGCGAGGCCGAGATGGCGATGCGCGATGCCGAGCAGGCCCTGCAGCAGGGGGCGCCCGGCGCGGCGGTCGAGTCGCAGTCCCAGGCGCTCGACGCCCTCCGGCAAGGTGGCCAAGCGGTCGCCGAGGCCATGGCGCAGCAATACGGCCAGGGCATGGCGGGACAGCCCGGCCAGGCGCCGGGCATGGCCAACCCGAACGGGCGGGACCCGCTCGGACGCTCGCCGCGGAACAACGGGGGCGTGGACAGTCAAGGCACCAATGTCCCAGACGAGATGGACATGGGCCGCGCCCGGGCGATACTGGAGGAACTCTATCGACGCGCCGCCGATCGTTCGCGTCCACCCGTCGAACTCGATTATATCGACCGGCTCCTGCGCCGTTTCTAG
- a CDS encoding N-acetylmuramoyl-L-alanine amidase, translating into MLVLHYTGMPSAEGALDRLCDPRAAVSSHWLIEEDGTVWSLVDERRRAWHAGVSSWQGRRRLNDVSVGIELVNPGHEWGYRPFPETQMQACRTLCRAIMARWRIAPERVLGHSDIAPARKTDPGELFDWAGLAAEGIGVWPDPVGHEDMPSLSVVQAGLATYGYGVPSHGEDDRATREAVAAFQRHFRPALVTGVVDIETWSVLAALLRMQDLPTGAPDA; encoded by the coding sequence ATGCTGGTCCTGCACTACACGGGCATGCCGAGCGCGGAGGGCGCGCTCGATCGCTTGTGCGATCCGCGGGCGGCCGTCAGTTCGCACTGGCTGATCGAGGAGGACGGCACGGTCTGGTCGCTCGTCGACGAGCGGCGCCGTGCCTGGCATGCCGGCGTCAGCTCCTGGCAGGGGCGCCGGCGCCTCAACGACGTCTCGGTCGGCATCGAACTCGTCAATCCCGGCCATGAATGGGGCTACCGGCCGTTCCCCGAAACGCAGATGCAGGCGTGCCGGACCCTGTGCCGCGCGATCATGGCTCGCTGGCGCATCGCGCCGGAGCGGGTGCTCGGCCATTCCGACATCGCTCCTGCCCGCAAGACCGACCCCGGCGAGCTGTTCGACTGGGCGGGCCTTGCGGCTGAAGGCATAGGCGTCTGGCCGGACCCGGTCGGCCACGAGGACATGCCGTCTCTCAGCGTCGTCCAGGCCGGGCTGGCGACGTATGGCTACGGCGTCCCGTCGCATGGCGAGGACGACCGGGCGACCCGGGAGGCGGTTGCGGCCTTTCAGCGTCACTTCCGCCCTGCGCTGGTCACCGGCGTGGTCGACATCGAGACCTGGTCGGTCCTCGCCGCGCTTTTGCGCATGCAGGACTTGCCGACCGGGGCTCCGGACGCGTAG
- a CDS encoding TlpA disulfide reductase family protein, with translation MIQRASMAGAALALFLAGAAGASTLPEPTEPPRDLAPFTFQDASGNTLDLGAFAGQVVVLNLWATWCAPCRAEMPSLDALQAELGGRGLQVLALSLDRSSVEDDALVAFYDEVGVTQLDMYRDTKMAASRALDAPGLPTTVVIGKDGREVARKSGELDWSNDDVIAMLEDLIAR, from the coding sequence ATGATCCAGCGCGCAAGCATGGCCGGCGCGGCCTTGGCCCTCTTCCTCGCCGGCGCGGCCGGAGCCAGCACGCTGCCGGAGCCGACCGAGCCGCCGCGCGACCTCGCACCCTTCACCTTCCAGGATGCGTCCGGCAACACACTCGACCTCGGCGCCTTCGCCGGTCAGGTGGTCGTGCTCAACCTGTGGGCCACGTGGTGCGCTCCCTGCCGCGCCGAGATGCCGTCGCTCGACGCGCTCCAGGCCGAGCTTGGCGGCCGGGGGCTGCAGGTCCTCGCCCTCTCTCTCGACCGGTCGAGCGTGGAGGACGACGCCCTGGTCGCCTTTTACGACGAGGTCGGGGTCACGCAGCTGGACATGTATCGTGACACGAAGATGGCGGCAAGCCGGGCCCTCGATGCGCCGGGCCTGCCGACCACCGTCGTGATCGGCAAGGACGGCCGCGAGGTGGCGCGCAAGAGCGGCGAGCTCGATTGGTCGAACGACGACGTCATCGCCATGCTCGAGGATCTGATCGCGCGGTAG
- the rsmH gene encoding 16S rRNA (cytosine(1402)-N(4))-methyltransferase RsmH codes for MTDVVLHRPVLLAEVLAALAPMQGSIIVDATFGAGGYSRAILAAASCRVIGLDRDPSAYARAQALASEEPRFQAAHVSFGALDQELERRGIGRIDGLVLDLGVSSMQLDQAERGFSFQSDGPLDMRMDTGAGASAAEVVNAMGEADLARILWRLGEEPASRRIARAIVQRRAERPFERTLDLADLIARTAPNPASRIHPATRAFQALRMHVNDELGELEAVLEAAERRLAPGGRLVVVSFHSLEDRMVKRFLTGRSTRAPRPSRHVPIEAAPAPAASFRLLRKGAIQPGEAELRANPRARSARLRAAEMLPAGEHQDGHPTGGLAA; via the coding sequence ATGACCGACGTCGTGTTGCACCGTCCCGTCCTCCTGGCCGAGGTTCTGGCCGCCCTTGCTCCCATGCAAGGCAGCATCATCGTCGACGCGACCTTCGGCGCCGGGGGGTACAGTCGGGCGATCCTCGCCGCCGCGTCCTGCCGCGTGATCGGTCTCGATCGCGATCCGTCGGCCTACGCGCGAGCGCAGGCGCTCGCCTCCGAGGAGCCGCGCTTCCAGGCGGCGCATGTCAGCTTCGGCGCGCTGGACCAGGAGCTCGAACGGCGCGGCATCGGCCGCATCGACGGCTTGGTCCTCGACCTCGGCGTGTCGTCAATGCAGCTCGACCAAGCCGAGCGAGGCTTTTCCTTCCAGAGCGACGGGCCGCTCGACATGCGCATGGACACGGGCGCCGGCGCGTCCGCCGCCGAGGTGGTCAACGCCATGGGCGAGGCGGATCTCGCCCGGATCCTCTGGCGTCTCGGCGAAGAACCCGCCTCGCGCCGGATCGCGCGGGCCATCGTGCAGCGGCGAGCCGAGCGCCCGTTCGAGCGAACGCTCGATCTCGCCGACCTGATCGCGCGGACGGCGCCAAACCCCGCCAGCCGCATCCATCCGGCCACGCGCGCCTTCCAGGCTCTGCGCATGCACGTCAACGACGAGCTGGGCGAGTTGGAGGCGGTCCTCGAAGCCGCCGAAAGGCGGCTGGCGCCCGGCGGCCGCCTTGTTGTCGTGAGCTTCCATTCGCTCGAGGACCGCATGGTCAAGCGCTTCCTGACCGGACGCTCGACCCGAGCGCCCCGGCCTTCGCGCCACGTGCCGATCGAGGCGGCGCCTGCGCCCGCAGCGTCGTTCCGCTTGCTGCGCAAGGGCGCCATCCAGCCGGGCGAGGCCGAGCTGCGCGCCAATCCT
- a CDS encoding ABC transporter substrate-binding protein, protein MTCPPSGPGLHRRGLLKTTAALALLLALPGVARAAPSADQAASFIRSLADDLLKLLTSNLSGAELRKEISGLIVRATNVDLIGRLVLGRYVRTATPQQLQEYQQLFADYVLRSTVDRLQQYDGNTYEVTGARGVTDTDALVDTAITRTGSAPLRVVWRLRETEGRFAVIDVVVEGISLVVTQRDEFASVIQRNGFDGLLAQLRSQTTSAG, encoded by the coding sequence GTGACCTGCCCCCCCTCCGGTCCCGGCCTGCATCGCCGAGGCCTTCTCAAGACGACGGCCGCCCTCGCCCTCCTCCTCGCCCTGCCCGGCGTCGCCCGCGCCGCGCCCTCGGCGGACCAAGCAGCCTCCTTCATCCGGTCCCTGGCCGACGACCTGCTCAAGCTCCTGACCTCGAACCTGTCCGGGGCCGAGTTGCGCAAGGAGATCAGCGGCCTCATCGTGCGCGCGACCAATGTCGACCTGATCGGACGCCTCGTCCTGGGCCGCTATGTCCGCACGGCGACGCCGCAGCAGTTGCAGGAATATCAGCAGCTCTTCGCCGACTACGTCCTGCGCAGCACGGTCGACCGCCTGCAGCAATATGACGGCAACACCTACGAGGTGACCGGCGCGCGCGGCGTCACCGACACGGACGCCCTCGTCGACACCGCCATCACCCGCACGGGCTCGGCCCCCCTTCGTGTCGTCTGGCGTCTGCGCGAGACCGAAGGCCGGTTCGCCGTCATCGACGTCGTCGTCGAAGGCATCAGCCTGGTCGTTACCCAGCGCGACGAGTTCGCCTCGGTGATCCAGCGTAACGGCTTCGACGGCCTGCTGGCGCAGCTGCGCTCGCAGACGACATCCGCCGGCTAG
- a CDS encoding VanZ family protein yields MADTPSKRTSRLADLAPSRHPWPWGLAAALGLLLVLTFALFALVEPLEPQGEPLTATPAFAADLDGWQKVGDHGRFETDALGGLRMSNDEPGTVVLVRRRLAVPEGATVLRASARVTAEAIVDGPEPWDAARLVLLGLDEHGQGVYDRPHVFASPKGDRSAYEVERDFTMVGRVHDLLLVVELRNATGTITVDDLLIQPMREGAFFGTAHEAIEISWGVWFLFLAFGLMRGVTHWSGRLALLATGATMAVALMLPGEVRTLVVLALEGPLAMSPLAPDDLAHFVMFAGLALVLRLARPNDPLWVQAVGLSATAALTEVVQLFAVERGPSVADWVYDTTGIVLGLLLYETVRRLHATLRPERT; encoded by the coding sequence ATGGCCGATACGCCTTCGAAGCGGACGTCCCGCCTCGCCGATCTCGCGCCCAGCCGCCATCCCTGGCCCTGGGGCCTGGCCGCTGCGCTCGGTCTTCTCCTGGTCTTGACCTTCGCCTTGTTCGCGCTGGTCGAGCCGCTGGAGCCGCAGGGCGAGCCCCTGACGGCGACGCCGGCCTTCGCCGCCGACCTCGACGGCTGGCAGAAGGTCGGCGACCACGGTCGGTTCGAGACCGACGCGCTGGGCGGCCTGCGCATGAGCAACGACGAGCCCGGCACCGTCGTCCTCGTACGGCGGCGGCTGGCCGTGCCCGAGGGGGCGACCGTCCTGCGCGCGAGCGCCCGCGTCACCGCGGAGGCCATCGTCGACGGTCCCGAACCGTGGGACGCGGCGCGGCTGGTGCTGCTCGGCCTCGATGAGCACGGCCAGGGCGTCTACGACCGGCCGCACGTCTTTGCCTCGCCCAAGGGCGACCGGTCGGCCTACGAGGTGGAGCGCGACTTCACCATGGTCGGGCGTGTCCACGACCTCCTGCTCGTGGTCGAGTTGCGCAACGCGACCGGAACCATCACCGTCGACGACCTCCTCATCCAACCGATGCGCGAGGGCGCTTTCTTCGGAACGGCGCACGAGGCGATCGAGATCAGCTGGGGCGTGTGGTTTCTGTTTCTCGCCTTCGGCCTGATGCGCGGCGTGACGCACTGGTCGGGCCGCCTCGCGCTCCTGGCGACCGGCGCCACCATGGCCGTCGCCCTGATGCTGCCGGGCGAGGTCCGCACCCTCGTCGTCCTCGCCCTCGAAGGGCCGCTGGCGATGTCGCCCTTGGCCCCGGACGACCTCGCCCACTTCGTCATGTTCGCCGGCCTCGCCCTCGTGCTTCGGCTGGCCCGCCCGAACGACCCGCTTTGGGTTCAGGCCGTGGGCCTGTCGGCGACGGCTGCGCTGACGGAGGTCGTACAGCTCTTCGCCGTCGAGCGTGGCCCGAGCGTCGCCGACTGGGTGTACGACACGACCGGCATCGTGCTCGGCCTCCTGTTGTACGAGACCGTACGCCGCCTGCACGCCACCTTGCGTCCTGAGCGGACGTGA
- a CDS encoding EamA family transporter — protein MSATELAAGARTSYLAARHLVLILLVIVVWAFNFIVVRASVEEMPPILLTGLRFTLVAALLLPFARRPERMGPVIGVAISMGILHFICMFTAMGSGAPVAPLAIIAHLNVPISSALAAVFLGDRMGPWRMGGMALAIFGVAIMSFEPAVLTYASAMLLALAAALFWAMGNVQAKYYGITDVLGLNAYMALFSAPPLLILSLLIEPGSAASITEATWRGWLGVAYMGIMVTVFGYTVWFTLIQRYSVNVVTPWILLTPCVVALMGWWFLNEPLTWRIATGGLIALIGVGVVVIRRPQYADRAT, from the coding sequence GTGTCTGCGACGGAACTGGCCGCGGGAGCCCGCACGTCCTATCTCGCGGCCCGTCACCTCGTCCTCATTCTCCTCGTCATCGTCGTCTGGGCGTTCAACTTCATCGTCGTGCGCGCGAGCGTGGAGGAGATGCCGCCCATTCTCCTGACCGGGCTGCGCTTCACGCTCGTGGCGGCCCTGCTGCTGCCGTTCGCCCGACGGCCCGAGCGGATGGGACCCGTGATCGGCGTCGCGATCAGCATGGGCATCCTGCATTTCATCTGCATGTTCACCGCGATGGGCTCGGGGGCTCCGGTGGCGCCCCTCGCGATCATCGCCCACCTGAACGTGCCGATCTCGTCGGCGCTGGCGGCCGTGTTCCTGGGCGACCGCATGGGCCCCTGGCGGATGGGCGGCATGGCGCTCGCGATCTTCGGCGTGGCGATCATGAGCTTCGAGCCCGCCGTGCTCACCTACGCGAGCGCGATGCTTCTCGCCTTGGCCGCCGCCCTGTTCTGGGCGATGGGCAACGTCCAGGCCAAGTATTATGGCATCACGGACGTGCTCGGCCTGAACGCCTACATGGCCCTGTTCTCGGCGCCGCCCTTGCTGATCCTCTCGCTGCTGATCGAGCCCGGAAGCGCCGCCTCGATCACCGAGGCGACTTGGCGCGGCTGGCTCGGCGTCGCCTATATGGGCATCATGGTGACGGTGTTCGGCTACACCGTCTGGTTCACGCTGATCCAGCGCTACAGCGTCAACGTCGTGACGCCCTGGATTTTGCTGACGCCCTGCGTGGTGGCGTTGATGGGCTGGTGGTTCCTGAACGAGCCTCTGACCTGGCGCATCGCCACCGGCGGACTGATCGCGCTGATCGGCGTCGGGGTGGTGGTGATCCGGCGACCGCAATACGCGGACCGTGCGACGTGA
- a CDS encoding SgcJ/EcaC family oxidoreductase, producing the protein MDIEPVDTDVRALIDAWLDAVRVRDVPRIMACYAPDVRAFDAVGKLQFRGRDAYGEHWQACMTMCNGTMIFEIDELEIAADASLALVHYVCRCGAVMEDGEEKSGWMRATVACSKASGRWLITHDHFSAPFDPETCNALFDRNA; encoded by the coding sequence ATGGATATCGAGCCGGTCGACACGGACGTCCGCGCGTTGATCGACGCTTGGCTGGACGCGGTCCGGGTCCGTGACGTGCCGCGGATCATGGCGTGCTACGCGCCGGACGTGCGTGCCTTCGACGCCGTCGGCAAGCTGCAGTTCCGCGGGCGCGACGCCTATGGCGAGCATTGGCAGGCCTGCATGACGATGTGCAACGGCACCATGATCTTCGAGATCGACGAGCTCGAGATCGCGGCGGACGCGAGCCTGGCGCTCGTCCACTATGTCTGCCGCTGCGGCGCCGTGATGGAGGACGGCGAGGAGAAGTCCGGCTGGATGCGCGCCACCGTCGCATGCAGCAAGGCGTCCGGCCGCTGGCTGATCACGCACGACCATTTCTCCGCGCCGTTCGATCCCGAGACGTGCAACGCCTTGTTCGACCGCAACGCCTGA
- a CDS encoding lipoprotein has translation MSRVARVLVLGITVLLAGCGIKGPLELPEDPQAGAPRPDLDRPETANPSGPGRVPGIGGGR, from the coding sequence GTGAGCCGCGTCGCCCGCGTTCTCGTTCTCGGAATCACGGTTCTCCTCGCGGGATGCGGGATCAAGGGCCCGCTCGAATTGCCGGAGGATCCGCAGGCGGGCGCGCCGCGGCCCGATCTCGACCGGCCGGAGACCGCCAATCCGAGCGGGCCCGGCCGGGTGCCCGGCATCGGAGGCGGCAGGTGA
- the lysA gene encoding diaminopimelate decarboxylase, which yields MDAFTYRNGALHAEDVPLARIVELAGTPTYVYSATAMTARLKALQAAFAGQRVRFFYAMKANDHLAVLRTLSNAGAGVEIVSGGELARALAAGVAPGDILFAGVGKTRDELAEALAAGIAQFNVESVPELRALNEVALGQGRQAPVALRINPDVAARTHAKISTGSYGDKFGIAHDEAADALALAWSLPGIRVAGLHLHIGSQITDAGPLTEAYARLVDLARLFAEKGRRLERLDFGGGFGVRYQKGQASIDLAALAAQVRRLTEGLDVEIAFEPGRFLVAEAGALLARVVYVKENAGRRFAILDAGMNDLVRPAMYDARHEIVPLREPDASDAHGRVDVVGPVCESADIFGRDRILAGVQAGDAVALTGAGAYGAVMTSTYNARPKAAEVMVRGDACTVIRPRQEREAMWADERLPEWLDAR from the coding sequence ATCGACGCCTTCACCTATCGCAACGGCGCGTTGCACGCCGAGGATGTCCCGCTCGCCCGCATCGTCGAGCTGGCGGGGACGCCCACCTATGTCTACAGCGCGACGGCGATGACCGCCCGGCTGAAGGCATTGCAGGCGGCCTTCGCCGGTCAGCGCGTTCGCTTCTTCTACGCGATGAAGGCGAACGACCATCTCGCCGTCCTGCGCACACTGTCGAACGCGGGCGCCGGCGTCGAGATCGTCTCGGGCGGCGAACTGGCCCGCGCCCTGGCGGCCGGCGTCGCGCCCGGCGACATCCTGTTCGCGGGCGTCGGCAAGACACGCGACGAGCTGGCGGAGGCTCTGGCCGCCGGCATCGCGCAGTTCAACGTCGAGTCCGTGCCGGAGCTGCGCGCGCTGAACGAGGTTGCCCTCGGTCAGGGACGCCAGGCGCCGGTCGCCTTGCGGATCAATCCCGACGTCGCGGCGCGCACCCATGCCAAGATCAGCACGGGCAGCTACGGCGACAAGTTCGGCATCGCCCATGACGAGGCGGCGGACGCCCTGGCCTTGGCCTGGAGCCTACCCGGGATCCGCGTGGCCGGCCTGCACCTGCACATCGGCTCGCAGATCACGGACGCCGGCCCGCTGACCGAGGCCTACGCGCGCCTGGTCGATCTCGCCCGGCTGTTCGCGGAGAAGGGCCGCCGTCTGGAACGGCTGGATTTCGGCGGCGGCTTCGGTGTCCGCTACCAGAAGGGCCAGGCGTCGATCGACCTGGCGGCGCTCGCCGCCCAGGTCCGCCGGCTGACCGAAGGGCTGGATGTCGAGATCGCCTTCGAGCCGGGCCGCTTCCTGGTCGCCGAGGCCGGGGCGCTGCTGGCCCGGGTGGTCTACGTCAAGGAGAACGCCGGACGGCGGTTCGCCATTCTCGACGCCGGCATGAACGACCTCGTCCGCCCGGCCATGTACGACGCGCGCCACGAGATCGTGCCGCTGCGCGAGCCCGATGCGTCCGATGCGCACGGCCGGGTCGACGTGGTGGGCCCCGTCTGCGAAAGTGCCGACATCTTCGGGCGTGATCGCATTCTGGCGGGCGTGCAAGCTGGCGACGCGGTGGCGCTGACCGGAGCCGGGGCGTACGGCGCGGTCATGACTTCGACCTACAACGCGCGGCCGAAGGCGGCCGAGGTGATGGTGCGAGGCGACGCGTGCACGGTGATCCGTCCGCGGCAGGAGCGTGAAGCGATGTGGGCGGACGAGCGTCTGCCCGAATGGTTGGACGCCCGCTGA
- the argH gene encoding argininosuccinate lyase, translated as MTGRETKAVDLWGGHFAEGPAPLMEQINASIGFDKRLYRQDIDGSRAHADMLASAGILTAAERDAIHEGLRAIETEIEAGRFAFSPALEDIHLNIEARLTDRVGEPGRKLHTARSRNDQVATDLRLWVRDTIDALDPALAALQAALIGQAERHADSAMPGFTHLQAAQPVTLGHHLLAYVEMAGRDRGRFADARARLNESPLGAAALAGTSFPIDRRMTAEALGFDRPMANSIDAVSDRDFVLEFLAAAAIAAVHLSRFAEEMVLWSTPQFGFVTLPQDFTSGSSIMPQKRNPDAAELVRGKTGRVIGDLTALLVVLKGLPLAYSKDMQEDKEGVFDAADALILCVRAMTAMIAGMAVHRERMAKAAGVGFTTATDLADWLVRAGGVPFREAHGIAARSVRKAESMGCNLADLPLAELQAIDARISEGVYEVLSVKASVASRQSEGGTSPVRVREAIAAARERFL; from the coding sequence ATGACAGGACGTGAAACCAAGGCTGTCGACCTGTGGGGCGGGCATTTCGCCGAGGGCCCGGCGCCGTTGATGGAACAGATTAATGCCTCGATCGGCTTCGACAAGCGGCTCTACCGTCAGGACATCGACGGGTCGCGGGCGCATGCCGACATGCTGGCGTCGGCCGGGATCCTGACCGCCGCCGAGCGGGACGCGATCCATGAGGGCCTGCGCGCGATCGAGACGGAGATCGAGGCCGGCCGCTTCGCCTTCTCGCCCGCGCTCGAGGACATCCATCTCAACATCGAGGCGCGCCTGACGGACAGGGTCGGCGAGCCCGGCCGCAAGCTGCACACGGCGCGCTCCCGCAACGACCAGGTCGCGACCGACCTGCGGCTTTGGGTCCGCGACACGATCGACGCGCTCGATCCGGCGCTGGCGGCGCTGCAGGCGGCCCTGATCGGGCAGGCCGAACGCCACGCCGACAGCGCGATGCCCGGCTTCACCCACCTCCAGGCGGCGCAGCCGGTCACGCTGGGCCATCACCTGCTCGCCTATGTCGAGATGGCCGGGCGCGACCGCGGACGTTTCGCCGACGCCCGCGCCCGGCTGAACGAGTCGCCCTTGGGCGCGGCGGCTCTCGCCGGGACGAGCTTCCCGATCGATCGACGGATGACGGCCGAGGCCCTGGGCTTCGACCGGCCGATGGCCAATTCGATCGACGCGGTCTCGGACCGCGACTTCGTGCTCGAGTTCCTGGCCGCCGCCGCGATCGCGGCCGTGCACCTGTCGCGCTTCGCCGAGGAAATGGTGCTTTGGTCGACGCCGCAGTTCGGGTTCGTCACCCTGCCTCAGGATTTCACGAGCGGCAGCTCGATCATGCCGCAGAAGCGCAACCCGGATGCGGCCGAACTGGTGCGCGGCAAGACGGGGCGCGTCATCGGCGACCTGACCGCGCTGCTCGTCGTGCTCAAGGGCCTGCCGCTCGCCTACAGCAAGGACATGCAGGAGGACAAGGAGGGGGTGTTCGACGCGGCGGACGCACTGATCCTCTGTGTCCGCGCCATGACGGCGATGATCGCCGGCATGGCCGTGCATCGCGAGCGGATGGCGAAAGCGGCCGGCGTCGGCTTCACGACGGCGACCGATCTCGCGGACTGGCTGGTCCGTGCCGGCGGCGTGCCCTTCCGGGAAGCGCATGGCATCGCGGCGCGTTCGGTGCGCAAGGCGGAATCGATGGGCTGCAATCTCGCCGACCTGCCGCTCGCCGAGCTGCAGGCGATCGATGCCCGGATAAGCGAGGGGGTGTACGAGGTGTTGAGCGTCAAGGCGTCCGTCGCCAGCCGGCAGAGCGAGGGCGGCACGTCGCCCGTCCGCGTCCGCGAGGCGATCGCCGCGGCCAGGGAGCGCTTCCTGTGA